GCGTGGAGTGGTCGGTCGCCGACACCAGCGACCCGGCCGCCGTACGGGCCGCCCTCACCCCGCGGACCAAGGCCGTGTGGGTGGAGACGCCCTCCAACCCGCTGCTCGGCATCACCGACATCGCCGCCGTCGCCCAGGTCGCCCGGGACGCCGGAGCGAAGCTGGTCGTGGACAACACCTTCGCCACCCCCTACCTCCAGCAGCCGCTGGCGCTCGGCGCCGACGTGGTCGTGCACTCGCTGACCAAGTACATGGGCGGCCACTCGGACGTCGTCGGCGGCGCGCTGATCGTGAGCGACACCGCGCTCGGGGACGAGCTGGCGTACCACCAGAACGCCATGGGCGCGGTCGCCGGGCCCTTCGACTCCTGGCTGGTGCTGCGCGGCACCAAGACGCTCGCGGTGCGCATGGACCGGCACAGCGAGAACGCCGGGAAGGTCGCCGACATGCTGTCCCGGCACCCGCGGGTGACACGGGTCCTGTACCCGGGGCTGCCCGACCACCCGGGCCACGAGGTCGCCGCCAAGCAGATGAAGGCGTTCGGCGGCATGGTCTCCTTCCGCGTCGAGGGCGGCGAGGAGGCGGCCGTGGCGGTCTGCGACCGGGCGAAGGTGTTCACGCTCGGCGAGTCGCTGGGCGGTGTCGAGTCCCTGATCGAGCACCCGGGGCGCATGACCCACGCCTCCGCGGCGGGCTCCGCCCTGGAGGTCCCGGCCGACCTGGTCCGGCTCTCCGTGGGCATCGAGAACGTCGACGACCTGTTGGAAGACCTCCAGCAGGCCCTCGGCTAGCCGGTACGAGCCGCTGGTGGGGCGCCGCCCGGTGCCCCACCGGCGGGCCCTCGGCGCCCCCACCGGCCGGTGGGGGCGCCCCCACCGGCCGGTGCCCGGTGCCTCACCAGCCGGTCACGGGCGGGGTCGTCTGCGAGGGCGGCTGAGCCCAGGGGCGTACCGTCAGCGCCCACACGGTGAACGCCACCACCGCGGCGCACAGCAGTAGCCACAGGGCGCGCCGGGCCACCGTCCGGCGGCGCAGCATGCGCCCGCCGCGGCGCACGGCGTCCTCGTACAGCCCGGCGGGCACCTGCGGCGGTGTCTGCTCCAGGAGCCGCCGTACGGCCGCCTCACGTTCCGCTCTGTTCACATCCGCCCCCGTCGTTCCCTCTGCGCCTGCGCTCCCCGTCCCCGCGTCCGGCCGTGCGTGCCCCGCGGCTACGAGGGTGCCGCCCTGCGGCCGCTGGCGGCCGGGACGGGACGGGCGGGCGCGCGAGTGAGGGTGGCGATGGCCCGGTCGCCGATGACGCGGACACGTTCGGAGGGCAGACCGAGCAGCGCGGCGGCCTGCTCCTCGGCGACGCCCTCGTACAGCCGGAGGACGACGACCAGACGCTCCTGCGGGGTGAGCACGGCCAGGGTGCCGGGCGGCTCCGGGCGGCCGCGGCCCCGCACCCCGTGCTGGTGCCACGCCTCGCGGGCGAACCGCGCGGCCAGCGCCTGCCGGGCCCGCTCGTAGGGGTCCTCGCCGCGCAGCCGGTCCCAGCACGCGTACGTGTGCGCGAGGGCCAGGGTCAGCAGACGCCGCGCGCGCGGGTTGTCGTCCGGGGCCTCCGCGGTGAGCAGGGTGGCGGTGTGCAGCAGCCGTCCGGCCGCGCCCGCGACGAACGCCTCGAAGTCCCGCGCCCGGCGTACGCCGTTCGACACCTGCCGCTCTCGCACCACGCCTCCTGCCAGGCGATCCGGAAGACGGGATCCGGCCGGGCACGCGCCACGAGAAGCGGTGCGGCCGGGGCCCCGGGTCTCATACCAGGCCAGCGGCGGGCCGCCGGTCAAGAGCCGCGCAGGAGGCGGCCCGGGGGGAGAGAGAAGGGGGAGGCAGCCCCGGCCGGGCGGCGCGGCGGCGGAACGGCCGGGAAGGCGGGCGAACGGCCAGGGGCCAGGGGGTCAGGAGGCCGGACAGCCCGGGGAGTCCGGGGAGTCCGGGGAGACCGGAGCGCCCGGCTCGCGCCCCGCCGCACCGCCCTGCGGCGCCTGGCGGGCAGACAGCGCGCCGTTGAAGCGGGTCAGCAGCGAGCAGAAGGCGGCCCGCTCCTGCGGGGTCCAGTCCTCGGTCAGCTCGGCCATCAGCCGGCGCCGCGAGGTACGGACCTCCTCCAGCCGGGCCAGCCCGCGCGGGGAGAGCTGGAGCACCACGGCCCGCCCGTCCTCGGGGTGGGAGGTGCGCTTGACGAGCCCGGTGTCCACGAGCGGCGCCACCTGCCGGGTGACGGTGGAGGAGTCGATGCCCATGCTCCCGGCGAGCGCCTTGACACCCATCGGGCCCTCCTTGTCGAGCCGGTTGAGCAGCAGGTACGCGGCTCGGTCCATGGAGTTGCGCACCTGGCCGACCCCGCCGAGCCGGGTCTGTTCCGCGCGGCGGGCGAACAGCGCGACCTCGTGCTGGAGGGTTTCGAGGAGACCGGTGTCACCGACGGTCGTCATGTCCATCGACATTTCAGGTGTAGTGGGCATGGCCGGAGGCTCACTTCTGACGGGCTGCTGGGTTGGGGGACAGGGTACGCGGCCGGGAGGCGGCCCGTACCGGCGCTGCGCAAACCGGTCTCGCGGTTCGGTCGCACCAGCGCGCCGCGACCGTGAGCTGCGAGACTCGAAACATGAGTTACGGCACGGCTGCGTCCTTCCCGTCCTTCCCGTCCGTCACGCTGGACGACGTGCGGGGCGCGCAGAAGATGCTCTCGGGCGTGGCGCGGGTGACCGCCCTGGAGAGCAACCGGCACCTGTCGGAGCTGGCGGGCGCGCCGGTGCTCCTCAAGTGCGAGAACCTCCAGCGCACGGGCTCCTTCAAGCTGCGCGGCGCCTACGTCCGGATCGCCGGGCTGCTGCCGGAGGAGCGCGCCGCGGGCGTGGTCGCCGCGAGCGCGGGCAACCACGCGCAGGGTGTCGCGCTGGCGTCGGCGCTGCTCGGGGTGCACGCCACGGTGTTCATGCCGGTCGGGGCCCCGCTGCCGAAGGTCAGCGCGACCCGCGGGTACGGCGCCGAGGTGCGGCTGCACGGCCAGGTGGTCGACGAGACGCTGGCCGCCGCGCAGGAGTACGCCGCCGAGACCGGCGCGGTCTTCATCCACCCCTTCGACCACCCGGACGTGATCGCGGGCCAGGGCACGGTGGGACTGGAGATCCTGGAGCAGTGCCCGCGGGTGCGCACGATCGTCGTGGGCATCGGCGGCGGCGGGCTGGCGGCCGGGATCGCGGTGGCGGTCAAGACGCTCCACCCCGAGGTGCGGATCATCGGGGTGCAGGCGGCGGGCTCGGCGGCGTACCCGCCCTCGCTGGCGGCCGGGCGACCGGTGGCGATCGGGAACCCGACGACGATGGCCGACGGCATCCGGGTCGGCCGCCCCGGCGACGTGCCGTTCGAGATCGTGTCCGAACTGGTGGACGAGGTGCGCACGGTCGGCGAGGACCAGCTGTCCGCCGCGCTGCTGCTCTGCCTGGAGCGGGCCAAGCTGGTGGTGGAACCGGCCGGTGCCAGCCCGGTCGCGGCGCTGCTGGGCGGGGAGCGGGGTGCCGGGGCGGCCCTGGAGGGCCCGGTGGTGGCCGTGCTCTCCGGAGGGAACGTCGATCCGGTGCTGCTCCAGCGGGTCCTGCGGCACGGGATGGCGGCGCAGGGCCGCTACCTGGCCGTACGGCTGCGGCTGACGGACCGGCCGGGGGCGCTGGCCACCCTGCTGGGCGTGCTGTCGGCGACGGACGCCAACGTCCTCGACGTGAGCCACGTACGGACCGATCCGCGGCTGGGGCTCACGGAGGCCGAGGTGGAACTGCACCTGGAGACGAAGGGGCCCGCGCACTGCGCCGAGGTCCGCGAGGCGCTGCGCGAGGCCGGATACACGGTCATCGCCTGACCTGAGCGCCGGGCACACGGTCATCGCCTGATCTGAGCGCCGGGCAGGCACACGGTCATCGCCCGAGCACCGGCGCACGCCGGTGCTCAGGCGGCGCCCCGCCGCGCCACGGCGAAGCCCCCGTGCTCCAGGAAGGAGCACGGGGGCTTCGGCCGGCCGTCTGTACGGCGGGTCGGCCCGCCGGTCCGCGGACTCAGCCGTTGTACGGCTCCGCCTTGAGGATCGTCACCGAGGCCTTCTTGCCGTTCGGCAGCTCGTACTCCGCTTCCTCGCCGACCTTGTGGCCGAGCACTCCGGAGCCCAGCGGGGACTGGGGGGAGTAGGTCTCGATGTCGGCGCTCGCGTACTCACGGGAGGCCAGCAGGAAGGTGAGCGTGTCGTCCTCGTCGCCGTCGAAGGCGATCGTGACGACCATACCGGGCGCGACCGCACCGTCAGCGGAGGCCGGAGCCTCGCCGACCTGGGCGTTCTCCAGGAGCTGGGTCAGCTGGCGCACACGGAGCTCCTGCTTGCCCTGCTCCTCCTTGGCCGCGTGGTACCCACCGTTCTCGCGCAGGTCCCCCTCCTCGCGCGCGGCCGCGATCTTGGCGGCGATCTCGGTGCGCGCAGGACCAGTAAGGTACTCAAGCTCGTCCTTGAGCTTGTTGTACGCCTCCTGGGTCAGCCAGGTGACGTTCTCGCTGGTCTGGGTCACAGGTGCTCCTCGTCGGTACTGG
The sequence above is drawn from the Streptomyces sp. SAT1 genome and encodes:
- the ilvA gene encoding threonine ammonia-lyase, with the protein product MSYGTAASFPSFPSVTLDDVRGAQKMLSGVARVTALESNRHLSELAGAPVLLKCENLQRTGSFKLRGAYVRIAGLLPEERAAGVVAASAGNHAQGVALASALLGVHATVFMPVGAPLPKVSATRGYGAEVRLHGQVVDETLAAAQEYAAETGAVFIHPFDHPDVIAGQGTVGLEILEQCPRVRTIVVGIGGGGLAAGIAVAVKTLHPEVRIIGVQAAGSAAYPPSLAAGRPVAIGNPTTMADGIRVGRPGDVPFEIVSELVDEVRTVGEDQLSAALLLCLERAKLVVEPAGASPVAALLGGERGAGAALEGPVVAVLSGGNVDPVLLQRVLRHGMAAQGRYLAVRLRLTDRPGALATLLGVLSATDANVLDVSHVRTDPRLGLTEAEVELHLETKGPAHCAEVREALREAGYTVIA
- a CDS encoding MarR family winged helix-turn-helix transcriptional regulator, with the protein product MDMTTVGDTGLLETLQHEVALFARRAEQTRLGGVGQVRNSMDRAAYLLLNRLDKEGPMGVKALAGSMGIDSSTVTRQVAPLVDTGLVKRTSHPEDGRAVVLQLSPRGLARLEEVRTSRRRLMAELTEDWTPQERAAFCSLLTRFNGALSARQAPQGGAAGREPGAPVSPDSPDSPGCPAS
- a CDS encoding cystathionine gamma-synthase; its protein translation is MSDEHISQHFETLAIHAGNTADPLTGAVVPPIYQVSTYKQDGVGGLRGGYEYSRSANPTRTALEENLAALEGGRRGLAFASGLAAEDCLLRTLLAPGDHVVIPNDAYGGTFRLFAKVVSRWGVEWSVADTSDPAAVRAALTPRTKAVWVETPSNPLLGITDIAAVAQVARDAGAKLVVDNTFATPYLQQPLALGADVVVHSLTKYMGGHSDVVGGALIVSDTALGDELAYHQNAMGAVAGPFDSWLVLRGTKTLAVRMDRHSENAGKVADMLSRHPRVTRVLYPGLPDHPGHEVAAKQMKAFGGMVSFRVEGGEEAAVAVCDRAKVFTLGESLGGVESLIEHPGRMTHASAAGSALEVPADLVRLSVGIENVDDLLEDLQQALG
- the greA gene encoding transcription elongation factor GreA, with product MTQTSENVTWLTQEAYNKLKDELEYLTGPARTEIAAKIAAAREEGDLRENGGYHAAKEEQGKQELRVRQLTQLLENAQVGEAPASADGAVAPGMVVTIAFDGDEDDTLTFLLASREYASADIETYSPQSPLGSGVLGHKVGEEAEYELPNGKKASVTILKAEPYNG
- a CDS encoding sigma factor-like helix-turn-helix DNA-binding protein, whose product is MRERQVSNGVRRARDFEAFVAGAAGRLLHTATLLTAEAPDDNPRARRLLTLALAHTYACWDRLRGEDPYERARQALAARFAREAWHQHGVRGRGRPEPPGTLAVLTPQERLVVVLRLYEGVAEEQAAALLGLPSERVRVIGDRAIATLTRAPARPVPAASGRRAAPS